A genomic region of Raphanus sativus cultivar WK10039 chromosome 6, ASM80110v3, whole genome shotgun sequence contains the following coding sequences:
- the LOC108810302 gene encoding transcription factor MYB34 — protein MVRTPCCKEEGIRKGAWTPEEDERLIAYVQLHGESGWRTLPEKAGLKRCGKSCRLRWANYLKPDIKRGEFTPEEDDTIIKLHALMGNKWAGIATSLAGRTDNEIKNYWNTNLKKRLTQKGLDPTTHKPIDPADQTGFEPKYHKLGSSGSARFLNCIARKYAGASNRDLLTGIIIRNSSNIAEGSLNSVEVDSPTEKSTFRLQNKEAARSSALTSFLTNNMSSSSGLSDNCSFADNLDLFFSNEEISDMYMNVDNVGIMEELKDILSYGGADAGDVQNSPEFLDSWNEEDDLDLENYYWVR, from the exons ATGGTGAGAACACCATGTTGCAAAGAAGAAGGAATAAGAAAAGGAGCTTGGACtcctgaagaagatgaaaggctTATTGCTTATGTTCAACTACATGGTGAAAGCGGATGGCGTACTCTCCCGGAGAAAGCTG GATTGAAGAGATGTGGTAAGAGTTGTAGACTTAGATGGGCTAATTATCTAAAACCCGACATCAAAAGAGGAGAGTTTACTCCTGAAGAAGACGACACTATAATCAAGCTTCATGCTCTTATGGGTAACAA GTGGGCCGGAATAGCAACTAGCTTGGCGGGACGAACCGACAACGAGATAAAAAATTACTGGAACACAAATCTCAAGAAGCGCTTGACACAAAAAGGTCTTGATCCAACCACTCACAAACCGATTGATCCAGCTGATCAAACCGGTTTCGAGCCAAAATATCATAAACTCGGTTCATCCGGCTCCGCAAGATTTCTGAACTGCATAGCAAGGAAATACGCGGGAGCTTCAAACCGGGACCTACTAACTGGAATCATCATCAGAAACTCCTCAAACATCGCCGAGGGTTCACTGAACTCTGTCGAGGTCGATTCTCCGACTGAAAAGTCGACCTTCAGATTGCAAAACAAAGAGGCGGCAAGATCAAGTGCTCTCACATCGTTTTTGACCAACAATATGTCGTCATCTTCCGGTCTTTCCGACAATTGTTCTTTCGCCGACAATCTCGACCTATTCTTTAGCAACGAAGAGATCTCGGATATGTATATGAATGTTGATAATGTTGGCATTATGGAAGAGTTAAAGGATATTTTAAGCTACGGCGGTGCTGATGCCGGAGATGTTCAAAATTCACCGGAGTTTCTTGATTCTTGGAACGAAGAAGATGATTTGGACTTGGAGAATTATTATTGGGTTCGTTAG
- the LOC108809720 gene encoding dof zinc finger protein DOF5.4 isoform X1, which yields MQDIHDYSMTGGGSTGRFYGGGGGGDRRMRAHQNNILNHHQSLKCPRCNSLNTKFCYYNNYNLSQPRHFCKNCRRYWTKGGVLRNVPVGGGCRKAKRSKSKQEQPPSSSADKPTTQDVEEKSTSSESSSLTASNSTVPTAVTTTTTTTAAAVKVAPSGFVDTDMPNLKLYGNRTEWSGLLGQGSSDGGASSEVGGFSAAAIGPTSFGYGGSSVNQLCIADHLKLEGNTVQQQFGDLTAQIDPEMRYKPLDWGSGGGDQTLFDLTTTVDHEYWSRSQWRSSNHQDDRNGLDNFFFDGEHKDLGNCKEEERESRAVAWLKPLNYE from the exons ATGCAAGATATTCATGACTACTCGATGACCGGAGGAGGAAGTACAGGGAGGTTTTACGGTGGCGGAGGAGGCGGAGATCGGAGGATGAGAGCGCATCAGAACAATATACTTAACCATCACCAATCTCTCAAGTGTCCTCGTTGCAACTCTCTTAACACAAAGTTCTGCTACTACAACAACTACAATCTCTCTCAGCCTCGACACTTCTGCAAGAACTGCCGTCGTTACTGGACCAAAGGCGGCGTCCTCCGTAACGTCCCCGTCGGAGGCGGTTGCCGGAAAGCCAAACGTTCAAAGTCTAAGCAGGAGCAGCCTCCGTCCTCCTCCGCCGACAAACCAACGACTCAAGACGTCGAGGAGAAATCCACTAGCAGCGAGAGCTCTTCTCTTACCGCCTCTAACTCCACTGTCCCCACCGccgtcaccaccaccaccaccactaccGCCGCCGCCGTGAAGGTTGCACCTTCGGGGTTTGTAGACACCGACATGCCTAATCTTAAACTGTACGGAAACAGGACAGAATGGTCGGGGTTGCTCGGGCAAGGTTCATCAGACGGTGGAGCTTCCTCGGAGGTCGGCGGATTTTCGGCGGCGGCGATAGGACCGACGTCGTTTGGATACGGGGGTAGTTCAGTAAATCAACTGTGTATAGCTGATCATCTGAAGTTGGAAGGTAATACTGTACAGCAGCAGTTTGGAGATCTAACGGCTCAGATTGATCCAGAGATGAGATATAAACCGTTGGATTGGGGAAGTGGTGGAGGAGATCAAACACTATTTGATCTAACGACTACCGTTGATCATGAATACTGGAGTCGAAGTCAATGGAGGTCTTCTAACCACCAAGATGATCGGAATG GTTTGGATAACTTTTTCTTCGATGGCGAACATAAAGATTTGGGGAATTGTAAGGAAGAAGAACGAGAGAGCCGTGCCGTCGCGTGGTTAAAGCCACTAAACTACGAGTGA
- the LOC108809720 gene encoding dof zinc finger protein DOF5.4 isoform X3 translates to MQDIHDYSMTGGGSTGRFYGGGGGGDRRMRAHQNNILNHHQSLKCPRCNSLNTKFCYYNNYNLSQPRHFCKNCRRYWTKGGVLRNVPVGGGCRKAKRSKSKQEQPPSSSADKPTTQDVEEKSTSSESSSLTASNSTVPTAVTTTTTTTAAAVKVAPSGFVDTDMPNLKLYGNRTEWSGLLGQGSSDGGASSEVGGFSAAAIGPTSFGYGGSSVNQLCIADHLKLEGNTVQQQFGDLTAQIDPEMRYKPLDWGSGGGDQTLFDLTTTVDHEYWSRSQWRSSNHQDDRNVELAR, encoded by the exons ATGCAAGATATTCATGACTACTCGATGACCGGAGGAGGAAGTACAGGGAGGTTTTACGGTGGCGGAGGAGGCGGAGATCGGAGGATGAGAGCGCATCAGAACAATATACTTAACCATCACCAATCTCTCAAGTGTCCTCGTTGCAACTCTCTTAACACAAAGTTCTGCTACTACAACAACTACAATCTCTCTCAGCCTCGACACTTCTGCAAGAACTGCCGTCGTTACTGGACCAAAGGCGGCGTCCTCCGTAACGTCCCCGTCGGAGGCGGTTGCCGGAAAGCCAAACGTTCAAAGTCTAAGCAGGAGCAGCCTCCGTCCTCCTCCGCCGACAAACCAACGACTCAAGACGTCGAGGAGAAATCCACTAGCAGCGAGAGCTCTTCTCTTACCGCCTCTAACTCCACTGTCCCCACCGccgtcaccaccaccaccaccactaccGCCGCCGCCGTGAAGGTTGCACCTTCGGGGTTTGTAGACACCGACATGCCTAATCTTAAACTGTACGGAAACAGGACAGAATGGTCGGGGTTGCTCGGGCAAGGTTCATCAGACGGTGGAGCTTCCTCGGAGGTCGGCGGATTTTCGGCGGCGGCGATAGGACCGACGTCGTTTGGATACGGGGGTAGTTCAGTAAATCAACTGTGTATAGCTGATCATCTGAAGTTGGAAGGTAATACTGTACAGCAGCAGTTTGGAGATCTAACGGCTCAGATTGATCCAGAGATGAGATATAAACCGTTGGATTGGGGAAGTGGTGGAGGAGATCAAACACTATTTGATCTAACGACTACCGTTGATCATGAATACTGGAGTCGAAGTCAATGGAGGTCTTCTAACCACCAAGATGATCGGAATG TGGAGCTGGCCCGATAG
- the LOC108809720 gene encoding dof zinc finger protein DOF5.4 isoform X2, with product MQDIHDYSMTGGGSTGRFYGGGGGGDRRMRAHQNNILNHHQSLKCPRCNSLNTKFCYYNNYNLSQPRHFCKNCRRYWTKGGVLRNVPVGGGCRKAKRSKSKQEQPPSSSADKPTTQDVEEKSTSSESSSLTASNSTVPTAVTTTTTTTAAAVKVAPSGFVDTDMPNLKLYGNRTEWSGLLGQGSSDGGASSEVGGFSAAAIGPTSFGYGGSSVNQLCIADHLKLEGNTVQQQFGDLTAQIDPEMRYKPLDWGSGGGDQTLFDLTTTVDHEYWSRSQWRSSNHQDDRNGLYLP from the coding sequence ATGCAAGATATTCATGACTACTCGATGACCGGAGGAGGAAGTACAGGGAGGTTTTACGGTGGCGGAGGAGGCGGAGATCGGAGGATGAGAGCGCATCAGAACAATATACTTAACCATCACCAATCTCTCAAGTGTCCTCGTTGCAACTCTCTTAACACAAAGTTCTGCTACTACAACAACTACAATCTCTCTCAGCCTCGACACTTCTGCAAGAACTGCCGTCGTTACTGGACCAAAGGCGGCGTCCTCCGTAACGTCCCCGTCGGAGGCGGTTGCCGGAAAGCCAAACGTTCAAAGTCTAAGCAGGAGCAGCCTCCGTCCTCCTCCGCCGACAAACCAACGACTCAAGACGTCGAGGAGAAATCCACTAGCAGCGAGAGCTCTTCTCTTACCGCCTCTAACTCCACTGTCCCCACCGccgtcaccaccaccaccaccactaccGCCGCCGCCGTGAAGGTTGCACCTTCGGGGTTTGTAGACACCGACATGCCTAATCTTAAACTGTACGGAAACAGGACAGAATGGTCGGGGTTGCTCGGGCAAGGTTCATCAGACGGTGGAGCTTCCTCGGAGGTCGGCGGATTTTCGGCGGCGGCGATAGGACCGACGTCGTTTGGATACGGGGGTAGTTCAGTAAATCAACTGTGTATAGCTGATCATCTGAAGTTGGAAGGTAATACTGTACAGCAGCAGTTTGGAGATCTAACGGCTCAGATTGATCCAGAGATGAGATATAAACCGTTGGATTGGGGAAGTGGTGGAGGAGATCAAACACTATTTGATCTAACGACTACCGTTGATCATGAATACTGGAGTCGAAGTCAATGGAGGTCTTCTAACCACCAAGATGATCGGAATGGTCTCTACCTTCCTTAA